TTTGGAAAAAATCACTGTAAAATACAAAAACCAGTTAATCATCAGCATGCTAAGTATTTTAAACACCCTATTAGATACTGTTTGTTTGTAAATTAGTAACGAAGTAATTGGATAAAATTTCAAAAAAATCAGCATGTATTTACTGCAATTGTCAAATGTATAAAAAATCATTCCTTCTAAGCCCTCTCTGCAATTTTGTGGCAATTTTCAATGAATAGAAGGCCATATCCTAAAGTAAGCTTAACTTATTTCTTTTGAACACCTGTGAAGACAATCCAAATACACTTATTCCATCTAGCAATACATTGACTATTTTAATTCTAAGTATTGCTTCAGGTTAATTAAGAATACTTTAATATTTCATATTCTACTCTAAAGGTTCATGAGACTTGGTACCGTTTCATTCGTAAATAAACGGTGCCATCTAAAACAACTTTAATAATGAGTAGGATAATCATGGTAGACACCATATTTTGTATAAAGGAGCTAAGAATATACTCTTGTTTTGAACTCATAAAAGTTAAAAAATCCTCAATCTGATAGTTGTTTATTGGAAACAAGTTTAATAGCTTATATACGATGCCCCTTTTAAATAGTTGAACGAATGCTTTTGGCAAAAGGAATAGCCCTAATGATATGGCTAAAGCACTGAACGGTGAATTCGCTATAGATGAAACATATATGGTAACACCTACGATCGCCAGCAAACTTATAAAATGCAAAGCTAAAGCTAAAAAGAACACTTGGACATGATTCATTTCAACTGGAAAGCTAAATAGCTTTAATGAGAAATTTGTTTGAATGCTCGTGTCCCAACCGCTAAAACCGCTATTATACATATAAAATGCTCCCAGTGATATAACTTGAATGAAGAGAAATACAAAAATGGAAATCAGCGTTGCTGCGATGATTTTTCAGATAGTTAATTTATTTCTGCCAAACTTTGTAGACAATAATAACTGGTTCATATTTCTTGACGTATCGCTGGAGAAAACAAGCGAACATACTAAAATGACAAGAATGCTCGTTAGGATAAATAAATGGCCTGTCACTTTAAAAAAGTCCGTCCATGTAACATATCCGCCAATTTTCAACGGCTTTTGAAATTGGGTAAACCCGACTTCTTCTATCGTTTTAAGTTTAATTTGATCAATGGTTATTTTTTCATTCAGTTCCATCGCATTATTCATTTTGTCAAAGACACTTTTGTCCTTTTGAAAAAAAGTCTCTGCAATTTCCCAAGAGAACAAATCAAAAGTTCTGTTATCCTCATCCGTACTTTGGTATCTATCCATGTAATTTGCAAGAATTTCTCTTACTTTTTGATCGGAAAATTCTCCAGTGCTTTCCTTAACAACCTGATGATAACGTTCCATTCCTTCCCCATTTATTCCCTGTAGTTGTGAATAATGAAAACCAACAAGCAATATACCTGCTAACACAAATAATGATACGACCATTGCTCCAATAAACGTTTTGTTTTTTCGTATTTTTTCTATTTCATACTTCACCATTGTTGTCATTTTCTAGCATCCTCTCTGAAATAGTATAAATATAAATCTTCCAATGTCGGTTGAACTTGTTGTGCAGTATGAGTTGGTTTTTCTTTTGAAATAATTCTTAATACCGTCCCTTTGTCTTCATGTTTTTGATTGCTAATGATATGTTTTGCTAGCATCTCATCAAGTTGATTTGTTTCAACCATCGTCTCCCAGACATAGCCATTAATCGTATTTACTAATTCAGAGGAAGCACCCCTGTTTTCAAGCTTTCCTTGATTCAAAACAAGTATTTCATCGGCAATATACTCCACATCTGAAACGATATGAGTGGAAAGGATAACTATTTTATTTTCAGAAAAAGAACTAATTAAATTCCGAAAACGAACTCGTTCTTTGGGATCTAAACCAACTGTCGGCTCATCCAAAATCAATACTTCTGGATCATTAATCATTGCTTGGGCGATTCCTAACCGTTGTTTCATTCCTCCAGAGTATTTTTTGATTTTTTTATGCTTTACATCTTCTAAGCCAACTAGCTTTAAAAGTTCGAGACATCTATTTTTTGCAAACTTTTTATTGATCCCTTTAAGAGCAGCGATATATAACATGAACTTCATCGCTGTAAAGTCTGGATAATAACTGAAATCTTGTGGTAAAAAGCCTAAAACTGAACGAAAAGCATCTGGATTGGTGCGTACATCTCCATGATTATAGTTGATGGTGCCCGCAGTTTGTTTCGTCAAGCCGCAAATAATTCTAAATAACGTTGTTTTCCCTGATCCGTTTGAACCTAAAAGACCATAAACACCTGGTTCTAAACGAAAGGAAATATTGCGAAGAACAGTAGTCTCGTCATAGTTTTTTGTAATATTATCAAGCTCTAATAGCATTAGCAAAGCGCCTCCCATTTCTTAACTTTAAGCATATTCATAACAATAATCCCTAAAAATAGGATGGATAAAATATATCCTGCTACCCAATGCATTGTTGTAAGCTCATAAATATGGAATACATTAGCTAAAATCATGACACACATCAGAACGATCCCTGAACCCATCCAAAAAATAACAGAAGAGAGCGTATTTCTCCACATCGTAAACAGAGAAAACAGGACAATACAAGTAATATTAAAAGGAACGAGTAAATATAGGATGATTTTCCAAAAAGAAATAGCCATCACGCCATGGCAAATAAAGGCTAAAATAATAATTAATAATAAATCGGTTAATCCAAAAATAAGTAATTTTATGATCGTATGTTGCCGCAAATCATATTTTAAAGTTTGCTCTAATTCCCACATTCCAGATGTAAAACTGCGAAATAATTCATCGATAAAGAAAATAGCAGAAAAAATGACTGCAATTGTTAAGCTTTGAATGATGAATATGGGTAACTCATCGTTTATCACTCTCGTAATTAAGAAAGCGGTCAAGACAAGAATAGAGAATTGAATCAGCCAAGTGTGGATTCTGGTAAATCGG
This genomic interval from Virgibacillus pantothenticus contains the following:
- a CDS encoding ABC transporter ATP-binding protein; the encoded protein is MLLELDNITKNYDETTVLRNISFRLEPGVYGLLGSNGSGKTTLFRIICGLTKQTAGTINYNHGDVRTNPDAFRSVLGFLPQDFSYYPDFTAMKFMLYIAALKGINKKFAKNRCLELLKLVGLEDVKHKKIKKYSGGMKQRLGIAQAMINDPEVLILDEPTVGLDPKERVRFRNLISSFSENKIVILSTHIVSDVEYIADEILVLNQGKLENRGASSELVNTINGYVWETMVETNQLDEMLAKHIISNQKHEDKGTVLRIISKEKPTHTAQQVQPTLEDLYLYYFREDARK